The proteins below are encoded in one region of Gammaproteobacteria bacterium:
- a CDS encoding mechanosensitive ion channel family protein — MNWMTLQEFLFNPTGYWGWSIRLFLVLLLTASVVFIWRRLHRRIGLGVTKSQNKWDDILWKALGDPVAWGIWLVGISVAVTIVRGDLAPHWLSTFGHLRDATVVVLIAWFAIRIVQGLENHWLSASERGPDSRIDATTAHAIGKLLRATVLITAGIMLLQSFNINVSAVLAFGGLGGLAVGMAAKDLLANFFGGLTVYLDRPFQVGDWIRSPDRQIEGTVEYIGWRHTRIRTFDKRPLYVPNATFSQIAVENPSRMTHRRIYETIGLRYQDARQVRAIVTAVKDYLAQHEDLDTTQTIIVNFNRFSESSLDFFIYCFTKTTDWVTYHKVKERVLLDILDIIHAHGADVAFPTRTLYLENNKTG, encoded by the coding sequence TTCAGGAATTTCTATTCAACCCAACAGGCTACTGGGGATGGAGTATCCGATTGTTCCTTGTGCTGCTGTTGACAGCGAGCGTCGTTTTTATTTGGCGACGTCTGCACAGACGTATCGGGCTTGGGGTCACAAAAAGTCAGAACAAATGGGATGATATCCTTTGGAAAGCGTTAGGGGATCCGGTCGCGTGGGGCATATGGCTTGTTGGCATCTCTGTGGCCGTCACAATTGTGCGAGGGGATTTGGCGCCGCATTGGCTAAGCACGTTTGGACATTTACGTGACGCCACCGTGGTGGTGCTTATCGCTTGGTTTGCCATTAGAATTGTTCAGGGACTGGAAAATCACTGGTTGTCGGCGAGTGAGCGTGGCCCAGACAGCCGCATCGACGCGACCACAGCGCACGCAATTGGTAAGCTGCTCCGTGCCACTGTGCTCATCACAGCAGGCATCATGCTGTTGCAGAGTTTTAATATTAATGTATCTGCTGTGCTCGCGTTCGGTGGACTTGGTGGTTTGGCCGTTGGTATGGCGGCGAAGGATCTGCTGGCCAATTTCTTTGGCGGCTTAACGGTCTACCTTGATCGCCCTTTTCAGGTGGGCGACTGGATTCGTTCGCCGGATAGGCAAATTGAGGGCACGGTCGAATATATTGGTTGGCGACATACTCGTATACGCACGTTTGATAAGCGGCCTTTGTATGTGCCGAACGCCACTTTCTCGCAGATTGCTGTCGAGAACCCATCGCGCATGACGCACAGAAGGATTTATGAAACGATTGGGCTTCGTTATCAAGATGCCCGTCAAGTCAGGGCGATCGTGACTGCCGTGAAGGACTACTTAGCTCAGCATGAGGACTTGGATACAACGCAAACGATCATTGTGAACTTCAATCGCTTCTCCGAGAGTTCGTTGGACTTTTTTATCTACTGCTTCACGAAGACGACGGATTGGGTGACCTACCATAAGGTGAAGGAACGCGTCCTCCTTGATATTCTTGATATTATTCATGCGCATGGCGCGGATGTCG